Below is a genomic region from Flavobacteriales bacterium.
TGAGTGGCGTTAAAACACGCTCTTGGATGAATTGAAAATTCGCGTAGCCGAGCGAGCGGTCCATGATCCTGTTCAGCAGCAGATAGTTCGTGTTGCAATATTCATAGTCCTTGTCAGGTTCGAAATTGGCAGGTTGGTCAAGAATCAATTGGAGGTTCTCTTCTGCGGTTTCTTTCGGGTGCGCCCAATAGTTCCGAGTATCGGTATAATTTGGTATTCCGCTCCGATGCTGCACCAGCATTTTCAGCGTGATCTTCTCTGCATTTTCAATTCTGCCTGCCAGTTCAGGTAAATAATCAGCAAGTGTCTTGTTCAGATCGAGGCGACCATCGCCTACCAATTTGGCAATGGCCACGGCATCATACAGTTTGCCAATGCTTCCGATCTTGAAATAAGCGTCCTTCTTGGCAGGTATTTTATTCATCCGGTCGTGCCAACCTGCTGTATAAAATGCTGGTGGCTCCCCGTTCTTATCCACATAAACAACAATTCCCTCGAACCCGTATGCAACGGCCTCATCTGCTTGTTCTTGAAGTGTTTCGGGAAGTGGTAATAGCCATGCTTTTACTATGACCCATGGGACAAAGAACAATGAGATGGCCGTTCCCAGAAGAAGCACGATCTGAATGATTCGTTTTGGCTTGCCGTCCTTCCGAAGACCGTTAGTTTTTGTCAAGTGGCTCATAGCGGTTTCCGTTAAAGATAATGCGTTGGGTTGCTTTTGAGGTTGCTGAAACCGACCTGCCCACCATAAAGAAGCATGGGGTTTCATTGCGGAATCTCTTCCACCAGAACTTCATTTCCACGCTTGTCAAAGTAGGTGCAGGTCATTCGGTCCATGGAGATTTTCCATTTTTCAATACCCGTGGTTGCACACATTTTAATGAAGGTCAGAAAATCCGTTCTCCCAAGTTGGTGTGCCTTCAACTCCGCTTTGAACACGTCAGCCTTTACCGTGTCTGAAATGACCATCGGATCATATTTGGCAGGGGTTGTTACGGTATGCGAGTCACCTCCGTGACAGTCAATGTGACCATCCGCCACGTAGGTTTCATAATGAGTAACGCCCAATGCCTTGATCTCTTTGATATAGGCAGGGAAATCTGCTCCCGACCTTACTTTGCTGTGAGCCAATTTGACTTGTTGTTCGGTAAACATTTTCGGATAGTTAAGCGGTTCTAATATGCAACGGTTTGGTTAAAGATAAAGCGTTGGGTGACCACGTTCTTTTCGCTATGCGCCAAGCGGAATTGAAAACCCCTTTGTAAGAGTTGAATATCACCGATTCCGCACGTAAATGACCTTGAACTTGCCGCCCGCCTGCACACGGGCATCAATTTCGAACTGCTTGCTGAGGGAACCGAAAAGCGGTGTGAGCTTGTCGAAACCGAAGTTGCGGCTATCAAAGTTGGGTTGCTTCTTCAGGATGAGTTTGCCCACATCGCCCATAAATGCCCAGCCGTCCTCATCGGCCGCATCGGCCACCGAGTTCTTGAGCAGGCGCATTACGTTCGGAGTGATCTTATCCACCTGTCGTTTTTCCCTTTTTCCCTTTTCTCCTTTTTCCTCTTCCGAGTCGAGTATCTCCAAGTAGATGAACTTGTCGCAGGCCACAATAAAAGGGTTAGGGGTCTTCTTTTCGCCAATGCCGTACACCTGCATGCCTGCCTCGCGCAGGCGGGTGGCCAGTTTGGTAAAATCGCTGTCGGACGATACGAGGCAGAACCCGTCCACTTTGTCGGAGTAGAGAATGTCCATGGCATCAATGATCATGGCGCTGTCGGTAGCGTTCTTACCCGAAGTGTAGCTGTACTGCTGTATGGGCGTAATGGCCGTTTCCAGCAGCACCTCCTTCCATTTGCTCACGCGCGGGTTTGTCCAATCGCCATAGATGCGTTTGATGGTGGGCGTTCCGTATTTGGTGATCTCCTCCATCATTTCCTTGATGTATTTGCTTGGTATGTTGTCGCCATCGATAAGGACGGCCA
It encodes:
- a CDS encoding serine hydrolase, with protein sequence MSHLTKTNGLRKDGKPKRIIQIVLLLGTAISLFFVPWVIVKAWLLPLPETLQEQADEAVAYGFEGIVVYVDKNGEPPAFYTAGWHDRMNKIPAKKDAYFKIGSIGKLYDAVAIAKLVGDGRLDLNKTLADYLPELAGRIENAEKITLKMLVQHRSGIPNYTDTRNYWAHPKETAEENLQLILDQPANFEPDKDYEYCNTNYLLLNRIMDRSLGYANFQFIQERVLTPLKLNNTFTSINDVDIEDVMSGFHKGHDADLKTDDIGMIATAEDVGIFLRALNNGNLLTEKEQKIYSSIYKYEHAGWVPGYQSFATYNADLDAIIVTFYSTTDPDLILWNLAEIINGRFAKIIRKEST
- a CDS encoding DUF1398 domain-containing protein; translation: MFTEQQVKLAHSKVRSGADFPAYIKEIKALGVTHYETYVADGHIDCHGGDSHTVTTPAKYDPMVISDTVKADVFKAELKAHQLGRTDFLTFIKMCATTGIEKWKISMDRMTCTYFDKRGNEVLVEEIPQ
- a CDS encoding NYN domain-containing protein yields the protein MTKDTKLAVLIDGDNIPSKYIKEMMEEITKYGTPTIKRIYGDWTNPRVSKWKEVLLETAITPIQQYSYTSGKNATDSAMIIDAMDILYSDKVDGFCLVSSDSDFTKLATRLREAGMQVYGIGEKKTPNPFIVACDKFIYLEILDSEEEKGEKGKREKRQVDKITPNVMRLLKNSVADAADEDGWAFMGDVGKLILKKQPNFDSRNFGFDKLTPLFGSLSKQFEIDARVQAGGKFKVIYVRNR